In Ostrinia nubilalis chromosome 26, ilOstNubi1.1, whole genome shotgun sequence, one genomic interval encodes:
- the LOC135084697 gene encoding zinc finger protein 433-like, with protein sequence MLEKYEVNLLVSNVVNECRFSHCRLCLRGIEKEYVTLKDFVEMDFLTDDAQLLPEFFGQVLSSESKAEGKIAGVDAVCLSCVENMLEMMTFIKMCKSSNDLLHNVFNGLTEALNVELDTTNNKAVYVFVEEHESKLHPVKKDNTDNENFNALKLRHERKTKQYECTKCDMLLDNLLEIKAHNFSFHYEITCDVCYESFSNELDLENHSVMAHRYGCDECGIRMDTDTELFSHIRKNHNVYVCKDCGVSCEGVDKLQIHERRHLFSKRSKCPKCGKLYTSKDFFERHVKLCLEDKLDPHPFRTEIVKTYICDLCGKGYSTPGGLRVHERFTHGNAKPHECEYCGKQFTAPSYLKTHMLKHTGEKNFKCTICNRRFVSKEALLYHTRRHTGEKPYSCKYCNERFVNASARAEHVKFKHVGPKLSCEICSRKFVTASFLKLHMNRHSDPTSKMYVSRTLPPNMPGDENKKIRFAILK encoded by the exons ATGTTGGAAAAGTACGaagtaaatttattagtctcaAATGTGGTGAACGAATGCCGTTTTAGCCACTGCAGGTTATGCCTAAGAGGTATAGAAAAAGAGTACGTCACACTAAAAGATTTTGTCGAGATGGACTTTCTGACCGACGATGCTCAGCTTCTTCCTGAATTCTTTGGCCAGGTGCTTTCTTCGGAGAGTAAG GCTGAAGGAAAGATCGCTGGCGTTGACGCTGTGTGCTTGAGCTGTGTTGAAAATATGCTTGAAATGATGACTTTCATTAAAATGTGTAAAAGTTCTAATGACCTGCTACACAACGTTTTTAATGGATTAACAGAAGCATTAAATGTTGAACTTGATACCACTAATAATAAAGCAGTCTACGTCTTTGTGGAAGAGCATGAATCTAAACTTCATCCAGTTAAAAAAGACAATACAGATAATGAGAATTTTAATGCACTGAAACTGAGACATGAGAGGAAAACAAAACAATACGAATGTACAAAATGTGACATGTTGTTGGACAACCTGCTTGAAATAAAAGCTCACAACTTTAGTTTTCATTATGAAATTACCTGTGACGTTTGTTATGAGAGTTTTTCAAATGAGTTGGATTTGGAAAATCATTCAGTTATGGCACACCGATACGGATGCGACGAATGCGGTATTCGTATGGACACTGACACAGAGCTGTTCAGTCACATCAGAAAAAACCACAACGTTTATGTGTGCAAAGACTGTGGAGTTTCCTGTGAAGGCGTTGACAAGCTGCAGATACATGAACGGAGGCATCTTTTTTCCAAAAGAAGCAAATGCCCTAAATGTGGTAAACTATACACTTCAAAGGATTTCTTTGAAAGGCATGTGAAATTATGTTTGGAGGATAAGTTGGACCCGCATCCGTTTAGAACTGAAATTGTAAAAACATATATTTGTGATCTGTGCGGGAAGGGCTACAGTACCCCCGGCGGGCTCCGGGTCCACGAGAGGTTCACGCACGGCAACGCCAAGCCACATGAATGTGAATATTGCGGGAAGCAGTTCACCGCTCCCAGTTACCTGAAGACCCACATGTTAAAACATACAGGAGAGAAGAATTTTAAGTGTACAATATGTAACAGAAGATTTGTGTCTAAAGAAGCCTTATTGTATCATACCAGAAGACACACTGGCGAGAAGCCGTATTCTTGCAAGTATTGCAACGAGAGGTTTGTTAATGCGTCTGCTAGAGCGGAACATGTGAAATTTAAGCATGTGGGTCCAAAACTGTCGTGCGAGATCTGTTCCCGCAAGTTCGTGACGGCTTCCTTCTTGAAGCTGCACATGAACAGGCACAGCGACCCCACCAGCAAGATGTACGTGTCGCGGACGCTGCCGCCCAACATGCCGGgcgatgaaaataaaaagattagATTTGCGATCCTGAAATAA
- the LOC135084630 gene encoding zinc finger protein 28-like, producing MAYDCHHMSTALKFLSGQSGDICRLCLASTAGQTVTNIGDSFLLQRPYYEGSVNFVEMLHELGVGADEALPENFCNVCADTVANAYLFKRLLNYSSSKWAEVMSRLSSSLNLAESARPNGKSVYLIINECGNDMFTSRNSPKVKKDVLLQIRKSYSKAKKKYSTSVKCTECDKKFKSYSQLSKHNVKVHNKTKNTCPHCFKIFATPGQLEYHAERVHYPKKIKCPKCKKMFSTHRMLKYHDRAKHVAVICKLCGVQVPCKQKLQAHLEKHKANKCPRCGKNFANIYTYRAHAKVCGKEGNTPNFFCDICKKGYVSKNSIRSHIKTDHGFGEVLKCKVCEKKFDAVSKLKNHMVKHTKERNFHCDQCGNRFVTQAALVYHVRLHTGEKPFPCELCNESFLSASRRMDHKHRKHFGPTKQCSICPMKFVTSSQLRIHMNRHSNPHSKLYSGADLQPVTVETFIPQYTIVNLQ from the exons ATGGCTTACGACTGCCATCATATGTCAACTGCCCTAAAGTTCTTATCTGGGCAAAGTGGAGACATTTGCAGGTTATGTTTGGCATCTACTGCTGGGCAAACCGTGACTAATATTGGCGATAGTTTTTTACTCCAGAGGCCGTACTATGAGGGCTCAGTTAATTTCGTTGAAATGCTCCACGAACTGGGT GTAGGAGCTGATGAGGCGCTCCCAGAGAACTTCTGTAATGTCTGCGCTGATACAGTTGCCAATGCATATCTGTTCAAGCGACTCCTTAACTACTCTTCCAGCAAGTGGGCTGAAGTCATGAGCAGGCTAAGCTCTAGTCTTAACTTGGCTGAATCAGCCAGGCCAAATGGGAAATCTGTTTATCTTATCATAAATGAATGTGGTAATGACATGTTCACCAGTCGCAATAGCCCAAAAGTCAAAAAGGATGTGCTGCTGCAGATTCGAAAAAGCTATTCAAaagccaaaaaaaaatattccacGAGTGTGAAGTGTACAGAATgtgataaaaaattcaaatccTACAGCCAACTTTCAAAGCACAATGTTAAAGTtcacaataaaactaaaaatacttgTCCACATTGCTTCAAAATATTTGCTACACCTGGTCAGTTGGAATACCATGCAGAAAGGGTTCACTatccaaaaaaaattaaatgtccaAAGTGCAAGAAAATGTTTAGCACACACAGAATGTTGAAATACCATGACCGGGCAAAACATGTGGCTGTTATATGTAAACTTTGTGGTGTGCAGGTCCCAtgtaaacaaaaattacaaGCTCATTTAGAGAAACATAAAGCTAATAAATGTCCAAGGTGTGGAAAAAACTTTGCTAATATTTACACATACAGGGCTCATGCAAAGGTTTGTGGAAAGGAAGGGAATACACCAAACTTCTTTTGTGATATTTGTAAGAAAGGATATGTATCAAAAAATAGTATACGCTCACATATCAAGACTGATCATGGATTTGGTGAAGTACTGAAATGCAAAGTTTGTGAAAAGAAGTTTGATGCTGTCAGTAAGCTAAAGAATCATATGGTAAAGCATACAAAGGAAAGGAACTTCCATTGTGACCAGTGTGGTAATAGGTTTGTGACACAAGCTGCCTTAGTTTACCATGTAAGACttcatacaggtgaaaaaccattTCCCTGTGAATTGTGCAATGAAAGTTTTCTTTCTGCCTCTCGTAGGATGGACCATAAGCACAGAAAACATTTTGGACCAACCAAGCAGTGTTCAATATGTCCTATGAAATTCGTGACAAGTAGTCAATTGAGAATACATATGAATAGGCATAGCAACCCCCATAGCAAGTTATATTCAGGAGCAGATTTGCAGCCCGTCACTGTGGAAACATTCATTCCACAATACACTATTGTCAACCTACAATAG